In Gallus gallus isolate bGalGal1 chromosome Z, bGalGal1.mat.broiler.GRCg7b, whole genome shotgun sequence, one DNA window encodes the following:
- the MCIDAS gene encoding multicilin, which yields MEQGGRRAFGSICPNRAPGPPARGAKKPARTGGAAAGTPPAGLSPRGPAPRPRRGPAGPASALSHRRLSPPQARAARDWQELTARGPVLPAAPVGPAAPPQVTRGPARLRRCESFAAVGADPAPSPGFIRAQGPCLQDEPEFDFQDLRDAVDYFISDASAWVPPPPDCSDFDFSLGEDVAFGTCAVCPQPPESLQPCWRDAAEQHRQALGDALEENSQLQEALAQKQEELATLRESNVQLKELASQARQLAAVLDVSAAAQQCGARGGRAARRVAGRGAAGLRGGALKPLSPLWQKLMLPQRPDGADLPPPSPHPPPAGSCGRAEAAGVGGMLRAVSAQCRAALRSLAGGPDAKRPRFHGAFRGLRTARAAVPRSPGGAEPEGGGSLRAALGEQGGIRTLAFPQGNAFTLRTAGGGYRFRWVPR from the exons ATGGAGCAGGGCGGCCGCCGGGCTTTCGGCAGCATCTGCCCCAACCGGGCGCCGGGCCCGCCCGCTCGCGGAGCCAAGAAGCCGGCGCGGaccggcggggcggcggcggggacaCCTCCGGCGGGGCTGAgcccccgcggccccgcgccccgtccccgccgcggccccgccggcCCGGCCTCGGCCCTCTCTCACCGCCGTCTCTCGCCGCCCCAGGCGCGCGCCGCCCGCGACTGGCAGGAGCTGACAGCCCGCGGCCCCGTTCTCCCCGCCGCCCCGgtcggccccgccgccccgccgcagGTAACCCGCGGCCCTGCACGGCTCCGGCGGTGCGAGAGCTTTGCGGCCGTCGGGGCCGACCCCGCCCCTTCACCGGGCTTCATTCGTGCCCAGGGCCCGTGCCTGCAGGATGAGCCGGAGTTCGATTTCCAGGATCTCAGAGATGCCGTCGATTATTTTATATCTG ATGCCTCCGCCTGGGTGCCCCCGCCGCCGGACTGCTCTGACTTCGACTTCTCTCTCGGCGAGGACGTGGCCTTTGGCACCTGTGCGGTGTGCCCGCAGCCCCCGGAGTCCCTGCAGCCGTGCTGGCGGGATGCTGCCGAGCAGCACCGGCAGGCACTGGGGGACGCTCTGGAGGAAAACAGCCAG CTGCAGGAGGCCCTGGCgcagaagcaggaggagctggcgACGCTACGGGAGAGCAACgtgcagctgaaggagctggcgAGCCAGGCCCGGCAGCTGGCCGCAGTACTCGACGTGAGTGCTGCCGCCCAGCAgtgcggggcgcggggcggccgggccgcACGGAGGGTAGCGGGGCGAGGCGCTGCGGGGCTACGGGGCGGCGCGCTGAAGCCTCtctctcccctctggcagaaGCTGATGCTCCCGCAGCGCCCCGACGGCGCGgatcttcctcctccctctcctcatcctcctcccgCCGGGAGCTGCGGCCGCGCGGAGGCGGCGGGCGTGGGCGGCATGCTGCGGGCGGTGTCGGCGCAGTGTCGCGCGGCTCTGCGCAGCCTGGCGGGCGGTCCCGACGCCAAACGCCCGCGCTTCCACGGCGCCTTCCGCGGGCTGCGCACCGCGCGCGCGGCCGTCCCGCGGAGCCCCGGCGGCGCGGAGCCGGAAGGCGGCGGCAGCCTGCGGGCGGCCCTCGGCGAGCAGGGCGGCATCCGCACGTTGGCCTTCCCGCAGGGCAACGCCTTCACCCTGCGCACCGCCGGCGGAGGGTACCGCTTCCGATGGGTGCCGCGCTGA
- the CCNO gene encoding cyclin-O produces MVAATAERREATPQGPESGPGPGRCPGHLKRRRQRREEKPTSGESLLELQTFREYGESWYRSRKGLESRFQPREPLARQPQVTAEARCRLVSWLIPVHRDLGYSFEALCLTVNILDRFLATTPVAADCFQLLGVTALLLACKQVEVHPPSVKQLLALCCGAFSGQQLCNLECIVLHKLGFSLGAPTVSFFLEHFTRVRLEAPGADPGEAADAGSLARGVAEISLADYAFTKYPPSLLAVASVGLADRLLQHRCPLDLRLSGYRRTRLRDCMAELRLLVSLNAAALPLVLPAEVARKCPWLRGGD; encoded by the exons ATGGTGGCGGCGACGGCCGAGCGGCGGGAGGCCACCCCGCAGGGGCCGGAGAGCGGCCCCGGGCCCGGGCGCTGCCCGGGGCACCTGAAacggcggcggcagcggcgaGAGGAGAAGCCGACGAGCGGGGAGAGCCTCCTGGAGCTGCAGACCTTCCGCGAGTACGGGGAGAGCTGGTACCGCTCCCGCAAGGGGCTGGAGAGCCGCTTCCAGCCGCGGGAGCCGCTCGCCCGGCAGCCGCAG GTGACGGCGGAGGCGCGCTGCCGGCTGGTCAGCTGGCTCATCCCCGTGCACCGCGACCTGGGGTACTCCTTCGAGGCGCTCTGCCTGACCGTCAACATCCTCGACCGCTTCCTCGCTACCACCCCGGTGGCCGCCGACTGCTTCCAGCTGCTCGGGGTGACGGCGCTGCTCCTGGCCTGCAAACAG GTGGAGGTGCACCCCCCCAGCGTCAAGCAGCTCCTCGCCCTCTGCTGCGGCGCCTTCAGcgggcagcagctctgtaacCTGGAGTGCATCGTCCTGCACAAGCTGGGCTTCAGCCTGGGCGCGCCCACCGTCTCCTTCTTCCTGGAGCACTTCACCCGGGTGCGGCTGGAGGCGCCGGGCGCCGACCCCGGGGAAGCGGCGGACGCGGGGAGCCTGGCCAGGGGCGTAGCGGAGATCAGCCTGGCCGACTACGCCTTCACCAAGTACCCTCCGTCGCTGCTGGCCGTGGCCAGCGTGGGGCTGGCAGACCGGCTGCTGCAGCACCGCTGCCCGCTGGACCTGCGGCTCAGCGGCTACCGGCGTACGCGGCTGCGGGACTGCATGGCCGAGCTGCGGCTGCTCGTGTCGCTCAACGCCGCGGCGCTGCCGCTCGTGCTGCCCGCGGAGGTGGCGCGGAAGTGCCCGTGGCTGCGGGGCGGCGACTGA